The following DNA comes from Capsicum annuum cultivar UCD-10X-F1 chromosome 7, UCD10Xv1.1, whole genome shotgun sequence.
ATTTTTGcgcatagtttttttttttttatatatatatatacatattttgagtttttaattattgtgatttataatactttgtGCGTTATTTTTAGATAATCTATGTTACTTAAAATAACTTTTATAATTGTTATTAATTAAATAGCAAGTGAAAactcaattatattttcaacttGTTTTAATCTCTAACCATGTACTgtcaattttattcaaaataggaCCTAAATTGACTCATTTTAAAATCCTAAACGAACCCAATCCAATAACCCTCAACCCGACCCAAATTCTAATTTTAATCGTAACCATCCACACCTTTTGATCGGACGATCCCTATCCATTCCCtatcatattttcttttttactttaccCTATCACTCTTAAACTTAATCCCTTTCCCCAACCCCAACCGTTAGGTCACCGCTTGCCGAAAACACCATAATAAAATCACTCTTcttcttttctcattctccttACGCCATAGTCTGTGCTTAGCTCTTCTCCACGTAGTGAtggacctatatatatatatatatatatattcgaaactaggtttcaaaatagtttctaaaTGTACACTTGAagatatttatcatatttaccAACTCTATCTGTTAGATTTAACATAAACAATGAAATAGAAGTTTCTGCAAATATTAAGAAAGACCCATCAGATTCTAAAATATTCAACACGAAAATTACTTTTAGACTcttacataagaaaaataataggaATTACAACTCAAAAAGTTACACCAAActtcaaaagtaataatattttattgtgaaaatatgaatcaatattacttaaaaatcaaaaacagttttatttgttgtaaaaatatcaataactaattttcaagattttattatGCTTAACTACAATGCATACTATGTACCTTTTAGTATAATATGGAGTAGATATGAaactaattgaaattaaaattaagataTATTGAAAGAAATGCACTTATCCTAATATTTACTCATCATCATTTCGCTGGCACTCACATTCACGTTCCCATTTAAGGGATGTAGTTGTAGATAAGTTAGTTTTAGCAGATCgttaattttatttgttatttctttttacgacatattattgttgttacCATATAGTAGATATTAAATCTTTTTAACTTCTTAATAAAAATTCCGATGTCTTCGATAACCTAATATTTGAATCCGAAATTTCTTATTGAGATTAGTGGAGGGACCCTTCCACTAAAATCCTTGGTAGTAAATAAATGAAATTTCCATGGGGTCAATATATATTATGctttgtttcaatttatatgatatcGATAAATTTTAGAGATCATtagatttttgtatgatttttaaatatttctagTTGATTGTTGTGATGTGTATGTAAtacatttgatataatttttaaataatatatttacttcCGCCGCTTTAATTTATGTTCATTGATGGAATTTGAAGAGTTAGCCAaatttttgacataatttttgaattttggtatgattttttatgtgttttaagttttttaactattgtgatttataatactttacataattttcagataatatatgttattctctCTATGTTAATTTACGTGATACTGATGAAATTTGTAGACTCAATCAACATTATtgtatatagtttttttttttaattacatatttggGTTTTCAATTATTGTGTTTTCAGAACCCAAGGGATGTCAATCAGTTAACTTGTTGTAAACCAGACAAACTAAATTCAAATCATATTGGAAAGTGCCACTTTGATATACGAATACAAAAATACTTACCCCTCCGCTACAAGTcttgttgatgaatgttgacGTAGTTAATTAACCTCACctttaaattgatcaaataaaataaaaaggaggaaGTAAATCCCGCACCACTTTCGTCTATTAGCTCTATATAACTATGTTATGCGTGTTTACTGCAGTGATGCTTGTTTCTCCTTTatctaattttctatttttccacCGTAATACTATATTTGGCAGAATTTCATATtaataacgtgttatgaaatagtaataaaatactAAACAAGCTGTTGTACAAGTGACTTGCTTGTGCAAGTATATCAAAATTACATGCTTATCTGATCGCAAGCTTattcaaaaagttgtgaaatGGACATAGACAATACTGTATATTTATAGTTATACTACAATGATATCCGTCGAAGATAAGTAAAATTCTTTAATTTAGGACTGCTTCAGAACTTCAAATGCCAACCAGTCAAACTAAATTCAAATTCCCATTTAGAAGTCTCATATTAATAATCAATGAAGAAATTCACTTTAATGAAATTTATTGTGTATAATAATTTTGAGCATCTCATTTCACACACgcacatatttatttatttatttatttatttatttatttatatacacgagaaaattgataaaaatagtcTTATATGTTTGAGAATaggtttcaaaatagttttttaagtatacacttaaaaatatttgtCGTTGAAGTCTGTCAAACGTTAACACTCGTAGCATTATATATTTACCCAACTCTATCGGTTAGATTAAACATAAACAGTAAAATAGAAGTTTCTACAAATATTAAGAAAGATCcgtcaaattttaaaatatacaacaCAAACTACTTTTAAACACTTACATAAGAAAAATAGCAAGAATTATAACGGAAGAAGTTACAccaaattctaaaaataaattaaaagtagcataaactacaaaatttttaatataaaatgtgGATTATcgctattttttttatagttccCGTTAATTCTAATATACAAAAGTCGGTAAAATATTTGACGGATTAAAAGATTGGgcaaaataacataaatttcaacAGTCTAGAGCTTAATTACAGATCATTCcgataatttttttagaaaatttcaattttataattAGCTCCTGACACATTCAacgaagatatatatttttttctttgtaaagatacataattagctcacAATAcgttttttcgattttgggtttgtcaagatacataatacatccggcgaagatacattttttccttgtaAAGAATTAAAGATACGTAATTAGATTCAGAtatatttctttttgattttgagtctgtcgagatacattaTTAGCTTCCTGATACATCCAATGAAAATacatttttctttgtaaagatatataattagctctagatatacatttttttcaattttgggtctgtcgagatacataattaactctccAGTACATCCaaggaaaatacataattagctaaaatttttgtaattattttttaagggtgataatttgtataaatataaacTTAGACGATCAAAACTGTCAAAAAGCATACTTTAAGATACTATTCTGAACCCATGTCCAAATATAAGGGaccattttattaaatttttccaTATATAAATTCCTTAATGTAATTCATATTTtggtatctattattttttttcttttgatttttcggtTTCAAATTCCTTTCTTCAACTTCTCCTTCTCATATTTTGCTAAGATTTTGtcaggtatatttccattttctttctgtttcatatttaatttactgatttttttaaatttgtatttatttatttagttatttatttatttatttatttatttatttgtgtttTGTGAGTTTGATCTGTTAATTGTGTTTCTTGAAAGTTGTTTAAATTTGAGTTTCTTGGTGTTTTCTGAATTGGGTTATTGataaatcaaaactttattgtttCTTGAACTTGTTGGAAATGATTTGGTTGATTGAATTGCTAATTACTGGTAAAGTTACTTGTTTTTTTCTTGGTATAAGTTGCTTTTTATTGGTTAATTTAATTGTTGTCTTGTTATGTATTACTTGAGATAGAGTCTTTCGAAAATAACTTCTCTATTCTACCCTCGCTAGACCCCACTAtacattggatatgttgttgttgtttgttaatTTGATTGCAGTCTTGTTATGTGTTACTTGAGCTTTTTTATAACCACGAGGTAGGGGTAAGATCTGCGTATGCTCTACCTCCGTTAGATCTCTACCTCCTTTAGAGGCCACTTGTGGAAATACGTAGGGCATGTTGTTGGTTAATTTAATTGATGTCTTGTTatgtgttacttttttttttcctgaGCTGGGGGTGGGGgtttatcagaaacaacctcctctctacttcttcgaaggtagtggTGTTGCGTACATTTACCCTCCCCGGACCCTACTATGTGGAAATActctgggtttgttgttgttgcttgttaTGTGTTACTTTAGTTGAGGGTCTTTGGGAAAGTTCCTATGTATATACACGAGGttggggtaaggtctgcgtacactctgcTCTCCCTGACCCCGCTTGTAGGAATACAcggggtatgttgttattgttcgTTGGTTAATTTGACTGTTGTCTTGTTatgtttgagattttttataacCATGACTTAGGGGTACGATCTGTGTATGCTCTACCTTCGTTAAACCCCACTTGTTGAAATACACggggcatgttgttgttgttattggttaATTTAATTGTTGCTTGTTATGTGTTACTTTAGTTGAGGGTCTTTGGGAAAGTGCCTATGTATATCCACGAGGTAAGGGTAAGGTCTGCGTGCACTATACTCTCCTAAATCCCGCTTGAAGGAATTcaatgggtatgttgttattgtttgtTGGTTAATTTGATTGCAGTCTTGTTTTGTGTTACTTGAGCTTTTTAATAACCACGAGGTAGGGGTAAGATCTGTGTATGCTCTACCTTCGTTAGACCCCACTTGTGGAAATACAGGGGgcgtgttgttgttgttggtggttaATTTAGTTGGTGTCTTGTTATGTGTTACTTTAGTTGAGGCTCTTTGGGAAAGTGCCTACGTATATCCATGAGGTAGGTGTacggtctgcgtacactctactctcCTGTGTACACTCTACTATCCTAGACCCCACTTAtaggaatacattgggtatgttgttgttttttttgttggTTAATTTGACTGTTGTCTTGTTATGTGTTACTAGAGCTGAGGATCTTTCGGAAATAGCTTCTCTATCTCTATGCTCTACCTTCGTTAGACCCCACTTGTGGAAATACAcgggatatgttgttgttattgtttttattgGCTGATTTAATTGCTGCTTGATTCCTTGATCACCTTGTAGGTTTGTTTGGTATAATGATTTTTGTTCTTCTGTTCTCTAAATCCGAGTCTTTTATTATGCCATATAATATAAAGATGAGAGTGGCaatattatatgaaaatataGCAAAGTAGTTCAACAAGTAGTGAGTTGTgctaaaaaataactaaaaaggcTAATTAGTTACCCCGCGTGGTCCCACAAaatggggtctggagagggtagagtgtatgcagaccttacgtATATCTcagaagtagagagattgttttcgatagaccctcagctcaaggaAAAACGGTCCAAAGCAATCTAAAAAAAGAAGTAACGAAAGTACAAGAAACAACGGATAATAAACAAAATTGTACTagaacaatacaatacaatacaattagcCGAAGAACAAGACACAACAAATAGTAACATAAACCGATGGACAAGAAACTACATGAGCAATACTATGACTAGTATGGACGGACATCAAGACAAACACTCTTACCTACTgaccttctaccctaatttgtGTCCTCCACAATCTCCTATTTAAGgccatgtcctcggtaagctgaaaCTACACATGTTCTATCTAATCACTTTTCCCAAATACTTCTTCGATGTACCTCTTCCTCTTCTGAAACTATCCATAGCAAATTGTTTACACTAACAGAATGTCGAGACAAGCTTGATATGTTAATATGTTTGTAAGTTTGATACGAGAAACTCGTACTGGTATTTACTTCGTACACCATTTTTAGGACATTTTACATGCTTAGTGTCTctgttttcttcattcttatatagAATTTATATGGAGTATCGCGAGAATGTTTAAATGATGGCAATTGGTTGAAAGTTCCTTACAGAAAAATTAGATACCAAAGTTGAATCGAAACTATAAAACTGGTATTAATCGGATGATTGCCTTGCTTCCATCTGATTTAGATCTATATAGGGGATATGTTCCttaaattttattctttcaaaCATGAATGACTCCTTATTGTATTCAATTGTTACATCATGTAAGGTTCATTTTCCACTATTACACGGTGATTTTCTTTTATAGTGCGTTCACAAAGATCACAAAGTTCATTCAAGTCAAATCTGTTATTTCAGTCTCTGCGaatttttgttttgctttgtcTAGTACTTTTTAATATTCTgaagagttgtaattttttttttgacgaCAAATTTTTGGTTACAGGACTGAATTTAGAATTTGGAGATGTTAGAGCAGTTACTGATCTTCACTAGAGGGGGGTTAATCCTCTGGACATGTAAAGAGCTTGGAAATGCTCTTAGAGGTTCTCCGATTGATACATTGATTCGTTCATGTCTTTTGGAGGAACGTTCAGGTGCTGCATCATACAATTATGATGTCCCTGGAGCTGCATACACTCTTAAATGGACGTTCCACAACGAACTGGGACTTGTTTTCGTCGCTGTGTATCAACGGATTCTCCATCTTTTGTATGTGGATGAGTTGCTTGCTATGGTTAAACATGAATTCTCGGAGATTTATGATCCCAAAAAGACTGTCTACAATGACTTTGATGCTATTTTCCAGCAGCTACGCAAGGAGGCTGAGGCTCGTGCTGAGGATATCAAGAAATCGAAGCAGGTGGGAAAGCCCGTCAACGGTAATCTTGGTAAGAAGCAAGGACAGGTGCAAAAGGGCGGTACTGATGGAGGCAACAAAAAAAAGGGTGATGGTGAATCAGGAAACGATGGTGATAAAGTGAAAGGCAACGCTAAGGAGAACGGACATTTTAACGGTAGTATTGAAAATGGAGTAGTTAACTGTAAAGAGGACGGGAATTCCACCGCTGGGGCTTTTGATGTAAATAAGCTACAGAAGCTCAGGGCCAAAGGTGGAAAGAAAGTAGATACTGTTGTAAACAAAGGTTCCAAGGCAGAGCCTacaaaaaagacaaagaagaatAGAGTTTGGGATGATTCACCTTCTAAGCCAAAATTGGATTTCACAAATTCGGTGAGTGAGAATGGGAATGAGAACGAGAATGTAGCAGGTGTGGCAGCAGAACAAGGTGAGAGTATGATGGACAAAGAGGAGATCGTGAGTAGTGATAGCGAGACGGAGGAGGACGAAGAACCAGGGAAGGATAGCAAGGTTGAGGCAAAGAAGAAAGGCTGGTTCTCATCCATGTTCCAGAGGTAAATTTCGCTCTCCCTTGATTGTAGGAACGGTCAAAATTGCATTTTGCTATTTGAATCATCTTGTTTTGTTAATTACATTCTTATATAAGATTTGCATCAGTAGTTTCACGCAAAGAGAAAAGTGGATACTCAGGTATATTCATTTAATTGGGAAGTGCACGGGTATCTTGTAGATGGGCACCAACAGGTCGATGTTTTTTTCTCTCAAACTCCTTTAATATCACCCAAATACTTTTTGAGACCCTTGAATTATCCTTTGATTATGCTCAGATGTTTTTTTTTCTTCGTGAAAAATACCCTTGGACGTGTTAGGGAATTAAAGTTTTGATTACCTGTTAATGCTGTTCTGGTAGTTTCTCTGAAGGGATCCAAAAGCTTTACATAT
Coding sequences within:
- the LOC107877602 gene encoding signal recognition particle receptor subunit alpha homolog — its product is MLEQLLIFTRGGLILWTCKELGNALRGSPIDTLIRSCLLEERSGAASYNYDVPGAAYTLKWTFHNELGLVFVAVYQRILHLLYVDELLAMVKHEFSEIYDPKKTVYNDFDAIFQQLRKEAEARAEDIKKSKQVGKPVNGNLGKKQGQVQKGGTDGGNKKKGDGESGNDGDKVKGNAKENGHFNGSIENGVVNCKEDGNSTAGAFDVNKLQKLRAKGGKKVDTVVNKGSKAEPTKKTKKNRVWDDSPSKPKLDFTNSVSENGNENENVAGVAAEQGESMMDKEEIVSSDSETEEDEEPGKDSKVEAKKKGWFSSMFQSIAGKANLERADLEPALKALKDRLMTKNVAEEIAEKLCESVTASLEGKKLGSFTRISSTVQAAMEEALVRILTPRRSIDILRDVHAAKEQGKPYVVVFVGVNGVGKSTNLAKVAYWLLQHKINVMMAACDTFRSGAVEQLRTHARRLQIPIFEKGYEKDPAIVAKEAIQEAYRNGSDVVLVDTAGRMQDNEPLMRALSKLIYVNSPDLVLFVGEALVGNDAVDQLSKFNQKLGDLSPSPNPRLIDGILLTKFDTIDDKVGAALSMVYISGAPVMFVGCGQSYTDLKKLNVKSIVKTLLK